The stretch of DNA TGATAACCGCTTTTGTGTCTCTTGCAGTTTTTGTTTTAGTTCTGCTTTCTGCATCTCCATTTCATCTCTCTGTTGTTCAACTTCATCCTTCAATTCTTCAATAAGAGAAATGGTATCTTCGAGTTCCAATCGGTTGGACTCTTTCTCATTCGTTATGTATCTTAGTTGGGCTTCTAAACCAGATATGCGTTCTGATAATTTTACATTGTCTTGTTCAAGCTCAGATACATGCAACTCTAGTTCATTTTTGCAACTTTCAAGTTCCATTGACTTTCTTTCAAGAGCCTTATTAGAAgaaacatgatattcaatttgACCGGTAAGCACCATTAAATCATGCTCCACATGTTCCAAGTGTTCGGATGTGTCACTACTTTCTCTACGTAAAGAAGCAAAATCTTCCTCCAATTGACATTTCTCTTTCTGAAGATAGGAAATAAGATCTTCTAGCTCCTTGTTAGAATGTTTGAGTCTATCTATCTCTTGTTCCTTAAGCAATAAGTCAGACTGGAACTCATGCTCAAAAATTTCCTTGCTTCTGGTTTTATTTCCTGCATATTCAGGTTCTTGTTCCATAAAACCTTCATCTTTTAGCTGGTCTGGAGCTTCTGTATTATTTATTCTCTGGTTGATCCCAGAGCTTTCATGTTGAGACATAGAGTTGCATCTGAAAATGTTTTCTCTTAATAAAGTATTTAACTCATGCAAATTTTTAGTAATATCCTCTGCCAGATTTTTCTGCGAGATGGGATCTGTAGTTGGAAGTGTTGAATCAGTATCACTTCCACACACATTTTCAGCATCGATGCTATCGTTAGCAAGCAAGTTTCTTGCTTGAGCTAAAGCAAGATGAGTTTGCTTATCCATTTCAAACAATACAGTTTGCATATTTGAGGAGCTGAATGACTCTTCATTTTCAAATCCTTTCATAGGAAAAGCATTTAAACCCTCCAAGTCAGTGTCAATGTTTAAGTTAAGTTTTTGCTGTAGATTGGATAACTCTATGTTCATTTCTTCGAATTCCTTATTGCTTTGGTGGAGCTTTGTCTCGAAAGAACTTGCTTCATCCTTATAATGTTGTAGTTCTTTCTCAAGATAAGCAGATGCTTTCTCAAGATCCTTGAGCTTAGCTGACAATGGTGGAGTCATGACTTCCTTCTTTACAAGCTCATCCTCAATTTCATAGATATGAGATGTAAGCAAACCATTTTCATACTCACAATTATTAGATAAATTATGATCATGATACTCTATAGACCTAGAACCATGTGATTGGCTTCCTTTATCAGTATCTTTGCTAAATTCCTTCAACTTAAATATGAGATCTAGGTTTTCTTCTGTAAGTTCAGCACAGTCCTGTTCTAGTTCATGCACTTTATTTTTAAGTACCTCAACTTCTTTTATCAGATCAGAATGATTTCCATCATATTCATATTGCTGCTCATTCTTGACAATGTTGGGTGACTCTAGCTTAACAGTTTCTTCTTCTTTCAGAGATACTTTTCTCTCCCATTCAGACTCATTTTCCAAAGACTTTTGACTCCTCTCTTGTTTTTCACGTTCATTTACACAGTTCTGCTGTGAAAGATTAGCTATTTCCAAACGCTGTTTCTCTGTAATTTCTTCTAATTCCTGAAGAATAGCAACAAGCTCAATGTTTGATTCTTGGGTTTTTCTCAGCTGTTGAGTTAAATTGGCATTGGAGTCGTTCTGAAACTTCAGCTCATCCTCCAGTTCCTTCTGAACATGAACCAAATCCTCATTTTTAAAATTGATAATATCTGTTTGTTTTGACGTTGATTCCTCTAATGCTGCTTTTAGCCGTTCAACTTCTAGCTTTAAAGAGTCACGTTCACTGGATGCAGCTGAAAGCTGCCTATCCAGATTTACCTGATGCTTGGATTTCTCAGAATTTTCCTTCTTTAAAAGCTCAAGATCCAGTTTCAACTGCTGAGAATGTCTCTCCCACATCTTAACTTCATCACGGAGTTCCTCTATCTCTTCAGCAGATTCAAGTAAATCCTTTGAAGAATCAGAGGGCCTTAACGATGGCACTGTTCCATGTTCTGAAGTCTGTGCGGCCATGTCTTGCCATTGATTGTTATGTACTGAAGAAACTGATGCCCTAGAGTTGAAAGATGATGGATTTGATCCTCCAGGACCTGTGCTATAAGTTGCACTTATGTGGGAACCAGATGAATCTTGTCTTCCAATGTATTGTCCCCCATTTAAGCTGTTTTTGGGTGAAAGTCCTGTCCTGCTTAAACTATCCCCTGAGTCAGAACTATGACGTGACCCTGATGCTGAGAAGCTTGTATCCTATCgaaaagacataaaaaaaaatgttaataagcaaaaaaatataaagaaaagacATTATCACTTCAACTTCAAATGTCTTGCATACGGTTTATTATTTTTTCTCTGATGATTTTTTTACAACTTGAGCTTGTAGAATCGGCTTTGCTACCTTTATTTATAATCTACCATCCAGGGTTCTAGACACTTGTGCTGATGTTGATGTTACAACCTTTGATTTCAGATGCTTTCTAACATCTCTCTTTTGAAGATTGGTTTGCATTGCTAGAGAGTATGAATTTTATAGCAATGCAGTCAAACAAAGTGGGTATTAGTTTCTTGCAAACATATAATAAAAGCAATTGATGGATGCTATTCTGATAAGAGGATCTAGACTCTTGATAGA from Musa acuminata AAA Group cultivar baxijiao chromosome BXJ2-11, Cavendish_Baxijiao_AAA, whole genome shotgun sequence encodes:
- the LOC135627198 gene encoding uncharacterized protein LOC135627198, coding for MFKLHRYRSDRFGEKVEFKLSNLQAVKVPRGWDKLLLSIVSVESGKTIARTGRATVRSGNCQWTETESIWVSQDDASKELEECRFKIVVSPASSRSVVIGEVTLNLADYLSSGEIGPLLLPLKKCDSGTTLQVKIQCCTPISKSRVGKSWKETSHLDDQTNNDELDSKSDGSDNLINKSVGSSSSNHFGNNSYPDESGNRDTSFSASGSRHSSDSGDSLSRTGLSPKNSLNGGQYIGRQDSSGSHISATYSTGPGGSNPSSFNSRASVSSVHNNQWQDMAAQTSEHGTVPSLRPSDSSKDLLESAEEIEELRDEVKMWERHSQQLKLDLELLKKENSEKSKHQVNLDRQLSAASSERDSLKLEVERLKAALEESTSKQTDIINFKNEDLVHVQKELEDELKFQNDSNANLTQQLRKTQESNIELVAILQELEEITEKQRLEIANLSQQNCVNEREKQERSQKSLENESEWERKVSLKEEETVKLESPNIVKNEQQYEYDGNHSDLIKEVEVLKNKVHELEQDCAELTEENLDLIFKLKEFSKDTDKGSQSHGSRSIEYHDHNLSNNCEYENGLLTSHIYEIEDELVKKEVMTPPLSAKLKDLEKASAYLEKELQHYKDEASSFETKLHQSNKEFEEMNIELSNLQQKLNLNIDTDLEGLNAFPMKGFENEESFSSSNMQTVLFEMDKQTHLALAQARNLLANDSIDAENVCGSDTDSTLPTTDPISQKNLAEDITKNLHELNTLLRENIFRCNSMSQHESSGINQRINNTEAPDQLKDEGFMEQEPEYAGNKTRSKEIFEHEFQSDLLLKEQEIDRLKHSNKELEDLISYLQKEKCQLEEDFASLRRESSDTSEHLEHVEHDLMVLTGQIEYHVSSNKALERKSMELESCKNELELHVSELEQDNVKLSERISGLEAQLRYITNEKESNRLELEDTISLIEELKDEVEQQRDEMEMQKAELKQKLQETQKRLSEALEESDISRRSNLKLQATIENLIEECNSLQNLTGDLKRQKLELHERITRLEVDLNESKKKDFDFCDQIDLLELKLSSLQKDIGSKEKSLLSQLEKMFQDHKEHEDKIAKVHILLNRIELEITVEVENLEKEIADLTAQMSLNYDEREKVASDAIHEASLLRSEKARFECSLQEVNSKVELYETDLQALQQESKNKIQGLVDLLNASKQSEEMLMADIEHMQRIMEGVKYSEEKYRKLATDLELRLKTSDYEKQHAMEEISGLEVQLQKLFHLQNSVLDLKGSLDEADFEKRKLELLLESVTQESEELKAENTVLMEKVSIMQKALSDGQDDRRSKIALQEKLVRLESDLSVKEASYVYEAELKNELSRIKRTNSEYQRMFQNLEQENVELMNKVQNMEEELMLRKTTHQDEKISSEDDSNSCDHTEVPDDSKEVDHESDIPLHGTEHTEAGGVNNMRKEQLKRGISRKQAGNIEALKKTLKENADKISSLETELKDMRERYLHMSLQYAEVEAQREELVMQLKSVKKEKRWFS